A genomic stretch from Erigeron canadensis isolate Cc75 chromosome 9, C_canadensis_v1, whole genome shotgun sequence includes:
- the LOC122582624 gene encoding uncharacterized protein LOC122582624, protein MATFSSLEIGLSFICGLVLLGCAIEVYYLLWWKKRKYEIDQENQKPSVPSFSSTYKPTHMSYISCWKNNSSTKPTKTQENNQNPDMGLVQDLVLDDSEEESLDLELMRLHNLQGPPRFLTTINEETKEDIESQRSRKCSRTKSLSDLLVHFETPQASSPIKSSSASQLLNLESFKFHQNNNGLNLNNPLFDIDTYKMRSSPPPTFKFLRDAEEKLLKKMMEFEAAEKEVNNNNQQILVASKVDENSGCFVKISASKGKNGMIQNNQQISSAASKVLPLASSPPNN, encoded by the coding sequence ATGGCAACTTTTAGTAGTTTAGAAATTGGTTTAAGTTTCATATGTGGATTAGTACTTTTGGGATGTGCTATTGAGGTCTACTATCTTTTATGgtggaagaaaagaaaatatgaaattgatcaagaaaaccaaaaaccatctGTTCCTTCATTTTCTTCAACCTATAAACCCACTCACATGTCATACATTTCCTGTTGGAAAAATAATAGTTCtacaaaaccaacaaaaacccaAGAAAATAACCAAAATCCAGACATGGGTTTGGTGCAAGATCTTGTTTTAGATGATTCTGAAGAAGAAAGTTTGGATCTTGAACTAATGAGGCTACATAATCTTCAAGGGCCACCAAGGTTTCTAACCACTATTAATGAAGAAACCAAAGAAGATATAGAATCACAAAGGAGTAgaaaatgttcaagaacaaaaagtttaagtGATTTACTTGTGCATTTCGAGACCCCACAAGCTTCATCACCAATTAAGAGTAGTAGTGCTTCACAATTGTTAAATCTTGAAAGTTTcaagtttcatcaaaataataatgGATTGAATTTGAATAATCCTCTGTTTGATATTGATACATATAAGATGAGATCTTCACCACCTCCCACATTCAAGTTTTTGAGAGATGCCGAGGAGAAGcttttgaagaagatgatggaaTTTGAAGCTGCTGAAAAAGaggtaaataataataatcaacaaATTTTAGTTGCTTCAAAGGTGGATGAGAATAGTGGTTGTTTTGTAAAAATAAGTGCAAGTAAAGGCAAAAATGGGAtgattcaaaataatcaacAAATTTCATCAGCTGCTTCAAAGGTACTTCCATTGGCTTCTTCACCACCAAACAATTAG